A genomic stretch from Telopea speciosissima isolate NSW1024214 ecotype Mountain lineage chromosome 7, Tspe_v1, whole genome shotgun sequence includes:
- the LOC122668894 gene encoding pentatricopeptide repeat-containing protein At1g22960, mitochondrial-like — translation MALCFRASRTFATVTIASLPKVRFFFPIAYSLHFSTSKDNAFSETHYDNLVSETLDRNPCAFMHGFWLSDRFRAVILDPELFVRVLKSIRRRPRIALRFFKWAESQPEFKHSEFAFCVILEILAENNLMRSAYWVMQRVISVNLHGIVDALVDGYLSPEALIKLLDVLLLVYTKGSLTELCLSTFDKMVQHGICPNVKNCNRLLRVLRDENLVSKAREIYKLMGEFGIQPTIVTYNTLLDSFCKEGELQEALDLLSEMQERGCAPNDVTYNVLINGLSKKGEVDQAKGLINEMLNLGLKVSALTYNPLIHGYFKKGNIVEALAIGSEMVRRGASHTVETCNTFIDGFCKWGRMVKAREWFSNMLKNNLEPDIVSYNTLIHGYCRVGNLREAFLLFDELRNGWLIPTVVTYNTLIDGLCRLGDFEGAQKLKEEMINKGVLPDVFTYTILVNGSLKLGNLAISKELFDEMLHVGLQPDGFAYTTRIVGELKFGDSNKAFSLQEEMLAKGFPPNMITYNVLVDGLCKLGNLEEAYGLLQRVVEDGLVPDHVTYTCIIQARLESGHLREAREVFYEMLSRGSSPTVVTYTLLIHAHAGKGNLELAFKFFSEMQEKGVLPNVITYNALINGLCKVGRVDQAYKFFIEIEEKGLSPNKYTYTLLSNENCNLGKWYEALRLYGEMLERGIEPDSCTHSALLKQLNKDYKTHAVRCLESIIIDSEESIKTMI, via the coding sequence ATGGCCCTCTGTTTTAGAGCTTCGAGAACCTTTGCCACTGTAACAATCGCAAGCCTTCCTAAGGTTCGTTTTTTCTTCCCCATCGCTTATTCTTTGCATTTCTCTACCTCCAAAGACAATGCTTTCTCAGAGACCCACTACGACAACCTGGTATCTGAGACCCTCGACCGCAACCCATGCGCATTTATGCATGGTTTCTGGCTCTCCGATCGATTCCGTGCTGTAATTCTTGACCCGGAGTTGTTCGTTCGCGTCCTTAAATCGATCCGACGGAGACCTAGAATCGCGTTGAGGTTCTTTAAATGGGCAGAGAGTCAACCCGAATTCAAACACTCTGAATTTGCTTTCTGTGTCATTCTTGAGATTCTAGCTGAGAACAATCTTATGCGATCTGCTTACTGGGTGATGCAGAGGGTAATTAGTGTGAATTTGCACGGAATTGTGGATGCTTTGGTTGATGGGTACTTGAGTCCGGAGGCTTTGATTAAGCTCCTTGATGTTTTATTGTTGGTTTACACCAAAGGATCCTTGACTGAGCTGTGTTTATCAACTTTTGATAAGATGGTGCAACATGGGATATGCCCAAATGTGAAAAATTGTAACCGACTCCTCCGGGTTCTTCGAGATGAAAATCTTGTGAGCAAAGCAAGAGAGATTTACAAACTAATGGGCGAGTTTGGTATCCAGCCGACAATTGTTACTTACAACACCTTGCTAGACTCTTTCTGCAAGGAAGGTGAGTTGCAAGAAGCTTTGGACCTACTGTCGGAGATGCAAGAGAGAGGGTGTGCCCCCAATGATGTAACTTATAATGTTTTGATCAATGGATTGTCAAAAAAAGGAGAGGTAGACCAGGCCAAGGGTTTGATTAATGAAATGCTGAACTTGGGGTTGAAGGTCTCAGCATTGACGTATAATCCTTTGATTCATGGGTACTTTAAGAAGGGCAACATTGTTGAGGCTTTAGCCATTGGGAGTGAGATGGTGCGGAGAGGTGCCTCTCATACAGTTGAAACTTGTAACACATTTATTGATGGGTTCTGCAAGTGGGGAAGAATGGTCAAGGCTAGGGAATGGTTCTCCAACATGTTAAAGAACAATTTGGAGCCCGATATAGTGTCGTATAACACTCTAATTCATGGGTATTGTAGAGTAGGAAACTTAAGAGAAGCTTTTCTATTGTTTGATGAACTAAGAAATGGATGGCTCATTCCTACTGTAGTTACATATAATACACTTATAGATGGCCTTTGCAGATTGGGGGACTTCGAAGGTGCGCAAAAACTCAAGGAAGAGATGATCAATAAGGGAGTTCTCCCAGATGTGTTCACTTACACTATTTTAGTGAATGGCTCTTTGAAACTGGGAAATTTAGCAATATCTAAGGaactctttgatgaaatgctaCATGTGGGATTGCAGCCAGATGGCTTTGCTTATACAACCCGAATAGTTGGAGAGCTGAAGTTTGGTGATTCAAATAAGGCATTTAGTTTGCAAGAAGAAATGCTAGCGAAGGGTTTCCCACCTAACATGATCACTTACAATGTTTTGGTTGATGGACTCTGCAAATTGGGCAATTTGGAAGAAGCATATGGGTTGTTGCAAAGAGTGGTTGAAGATGGGCTAGTTCCAGATCATGTGACATATACTTGTATTATTCAGGCTCGTTTGGAGAGTGGCCATCTCAGGGAAGCTAGGGAGGTTTTTTATGAGATGCTAAGTAGAGGTTCGTCTCCTACAGTTGTGACATATACACTGTTGATTCATGCACATGCTGGTAAAGGGAATCTTGAACTAGCCTTTAAGTTCTTCTCAGAGATGCAAGAGAAGGGTGTATTGCCAAATGTGATCACCTATAATGCTCTGATAAATGGTTTGTGCAAAGTGGGGAGAGTGGATCAAGCTTACAAGTTTTTTATAGAGATAGAGGAGAAAGGGCTGTCGCCCAATAAATATACTTACACTTTACTGAGTAATGAGAACTGCAATTTGGGTAAGTGGTATGAAGCTTTGAGGTTGTATGGTGAAATGCTGGAGAGAGGGATTGAGCCTGATTCATGTACGCACAGTGCACTACTAAAGCAGCTCAACAAAGATTATAAAACCCATGCAGTGCGATGCCTCGAGAGTATAATTATAGACAGTGAAGAATCAATCAAAACAATGATTTGA